Within Zonotrichia albicollis isolate bZonAlb1 chromosome 18, bZonAlb1.hap1, whole genome shotgun sequence, the genomic segment GGAGCTCTGCCAAGGTTGTAACACTCCTCCAAAGCAGACAACGAGTGCCTCCAGACAGGTGTCACCCCCACAACAGCCAGTCCTTCTCAAAGGACAGAGATAGTTCAGAACAAAGAGTACTATTTATCCTAATTAAAATCAGACTTGTTCTTTCTAGGGAGCTCTGCCACCAGCCAGTGTAGACACTCAGCAGCAGGGGGCTGAGCAGGCTGGTTCAGCAGCAGTGGGGGCAGCAGCCTCCTCCCCACTCTGCTCTGGCATCTCTGTTGGCTCAGGCAGGGAGACAGAAGGGGACAGGAAGCACTGGAGCCACTGTTGGTGGGATACGGAccaggtgctgcaggaaggTTTGAGATGTGCAGCCTGACTGCCCTGTGCATGTGCAGATCCACCCATGCCATAGGTCAGGAGAAGGTGGGGAGTGACTGTAACATGCAGCCCTTTGCCTTAGGAACCTGAGACTGGGTGGCTTGCCAGGCTGGAAGGATTGGGTGCAACTGGTATAAATCTATCTTTTTATGACAAAGGTGGGGCACTTAATTGCATCTTCTATTCACACAAGTTACATGCCacttattttaaatgtttcaggAGTAGATTAGGATCTTCCTTTATCCAAAGGAGTTCCTACTTTGCTTCCTTTGTAGAATAAAAAATCATAAGGACCTCATGTCAGGATACACTACAGTAACTTACCAGATCAATACGAGTTACATTTCGGATTCCAAAGGCAATTGTGTAAACATCAAATTTATCATCATCAAAGGGCAACTCTTCAGCATTCCCAAGTACCCAGGACAAGCCTGTAGTGAAAGACAAGTCATAGAACTGAGCTCAGACTGCTCCAGAAAGGCTAGAACTTAACCCTTCTAGAAGGAATTGATTACTTTAAAGTGATATTGAAAACAAATATCCATTTTGCGGTTTTGTTAGAGGAAAGACATCTTGACCTCTACTAGCCAATCTTTCAAGACAGAGTAGTTGATTTTGCAGATCAGCCAAAACACCATTCTGCACATACACACAGTGAGTATGTGCCACAAGGATTTTACCCAAAACTTGCATCAGAGTGGAATGCACTGTTGGCTGCCATTTGTTTGTGACAAATTTGTAAAAAGAGAATCCCTGCTCAAAGTGTAGCTATGGACAATTACTAACATCTTGCCATGCAACAGTGGTCAGAACacttaaaacattttgctaGAAAGCTCCCACAGGTTGAGGAACATGAAAAGCCACACTCCTTCCATCAGGACTATCAGCATGTGATGCAGTTGCAGATGTGTTGCTTCCTGGTCCCCAAAGGATCAAGATCATGTTTATCTGTGGAGCATGGATGTCCAGGTTATTGGCAAGCCGATAAAATGCACAATCAGTGACTGTGCAGGTCATGCTCCTTTTCCCCATGCAcagctcccactcctcctgAATGTACACAgggaaacagcaaaaaaacctcTGTCCTTTACAATTTCCTGCTATCAGGAACATTACAGCCACAGTACAATGCATTATTTACCTTCAGAGTAGCCAAGATGCTGCGCTTTCTGCTTCCCAACTTTTAAcatttctctgttgatgtcacAGACCACCACTTGGGAATCCCCTAGCGAGTTGTTAAATTTGTCATTCTGGTAACTCTCAAAAATTTCCTGCCATGACAAATTCTGATGGTGCCTGAGCTTCGTCTGGAGCTGGCGTTGTCGTACAGAGCGAACATAATTAATGAACCGAAAGGCAATGTCACCTGCAGTTGTTTCAAAGGAAAGATACACATTTTGGAATGGTTTCTGACTCCAGGAAGTTGAAACATAAGGCTTTGAATATCTAACTGacttattatttctttttagtaatatatatttataaaaacaccCCCTCAGACACACTGTAATAGACACAGTAAGAGAGTGTGTGTGCGTACATGGGTAAAGACAAAAAGGGAACTTATTAAAATCAAGGAGTCCATCACATTCTACAAATTTATAGTTTCCCATAACATATCATGGCAGGACTATAACACTTTCAGACCCTTAAAGCAAGATATTACAAAACACAAAGATATCAGTTCTCAACCTTTCTCTGGGAAAATCAAGTAGATGCTTCACTAGTTTTAAAGACAGGGAGCTaaggatgaggaaaaaaacccagcaggaaACATAATTCTGAGCAGACTCAAACAGCTGAAAAAGAGTGTGGCATTGTTATGTGGAACTCACCAAAATTATTTACCTGTTCCCCCAGCAACATCGAGGAGGAGTGTTCCTGGGCAAGGGTTCATTTTATGCACGAGGATATCCTTCCACACCCGATGAATTCCCAGAGTCATTGAATCATTCATTACATCGTATTTCTTGGCCACATTTTCAAAGACCTGATAAACTGTGAAGAAAGAACATGGGAATGAGAtgcaatttaaatttaaaaatgcttaTGTCTAAGTAAAACTTATCTTTTATTGCACTGTGGAGGTCTCTCCACTATGTGGAGCTGAAAAATACCACAAGaaaactcattaaaaaaaaaaaaaaaaaaaaagattgaatGGACTGAGCCTGATGCCTGACAAAGGTGTCTGGAGAAGCACAGCCTTCCAGAGCTGAGGGAAGTAGCAGCGATATTATTCACCGAGACTCCCGGTAACACCTCAAACAGgggcccagccccacacacgTTTCCAGCATTGTGGATGGAGAACGATCATCGGCTGCCGGGAGCCCAGCTcggccccgggcccggcccgccctctcccgccgccgccctcacttttctccctcctctcctcctccgtCACGGTCTGGAAGCCGAAATGCATCTCCGGCCCCGCGGCCAGGCCGCGCCGCGCC encodes:
- the COQ5 gene encoding 2-methoxy-6-polyprenyl-1,4-benzoquinol methylase, mitochondrial; protein product: MAALRLWRCRCRALLSRPAGALRARRGLAAGPEMHFGFQTVTEEERREKIYQVFENVAKKYDVMNDSMTLGIHRVWKDILVHKMNPCPGTLLLDVAGGTGDIAFRFINYVRSVRQRQLQTKLRHHQNLSWQEIFESYQNDKFNNSLGDSQVVVCDINREMLKVGKQKAQHLGYSEGLSWVLGNAEELPFDDDKFDVYTIAFGIRNVTRIDLALQEAYRVLKPGGRFLCLEFSHVSNPVVSRLYDLYSFQVIPVLGEVIAGDWRSYQYLVESIRQFPPQEELKAMIEDAGFFRVDYENLNFGIVAIHSGFKL